A section of the Anabaena cylindrica PCC 7122 genome encodes:
- the cobD gene encoding threonine-phosphate decarboxylase CobD: protein MPQQAHGGNLAWAAALAGCPPDAIVDFSASISPLGPPDSVIAAIVSQLGNLRHYPDPEYSELRLALGHFHQVPSEWILPGNGSAELLTLIGRELAQLAATMLITPAFGDYYRTLTAYNAKVLEFPVDLKIGNRREKVESRMLFSPSPNCGLLLNNPHNPTGKLFSRASILPYLEEFALVVVDEAFMDFLPPDEEQSLIGLVQEYENLVILRSLTKFYSLPGLRLGYAIAHPHRLAKWQSWRDPWPVNTLAASAAIAALQDTEFQQHTWKWLPQARNQLFQGLASMTGLQPLEGAVNYLLVESQQSTSQLQKKLLQQYQILIRDCLSFKELGDRYFRISIRSEADNQRLLTALESVIRNS from the coding sequence ATGCCACAACAAGCACACGGGGGGAATTTAGCTTGGGCAGCAGCACTGGCTGGCTGTCCCCCTGATGCTATTGTGGATTTTTCTGCCAGTATTAGCCCGTTGGGACCACCAGACAGCGTTATTGCTGCGATTGTGTCCCAACTTGGTAATCTGAGGCATTATCCAGACCCAGAATATAGTGAATTGAGACTAGCTCTGGGTCATTTCCATCAAGTTCCTTCTGAGTGGATTCTGCCTGGTAACGGTTCTGCGGAATTACTTACGTTAATAGGTAGGGAACTAGCGCAATTGGCGGCAACGATGTTAATTACTCCAGCATTTGGCGATTATTACCGCACTCTGACGGCTTATAACGCTAAAGTGCTGGAGTTTCCTGTTGATTTGAAAATAGGGAACAGGAGGGAAAAGGTAGAATCAAGAATGTTATTCTCCCCATCTCCCAATTGCGGTTTATTGCTGAATAACCCCCATAATCCAACAGGAAAGCTATTTTCACGGGCTTCTATTTTGCCTTACCTGGAAGAGTTTGCTTTGGTGGTGGTGGATGAGGCATTTATGGATTTTCTGCCTCCTGATGAAGAACAAAGCCTGATTGGGTTGGTGCAGGAATATGAAAATTTGGTGATTTTACGATCGCTCACAAAATTTTATAGTTTGCCTGGACTCAGGTTAGGATATGCGATCGCTCACCCCCACCGTCTTGCTAAATGGCAATCATGGCGAGATCCCTGGCCTGTCAATACTTTAGCCGCATCTGCTGCGATCGCCGCACTCCAAGATACGGAATTTCAACAACACACCTGGAAATGGCTACCACAGGCACGAAATCAACTCTTTCAAGGTCTAGCCTCAATGACCGGATTACAACCCTTAGAAGGTGCTGTTAACTACTTATTGGTGGAGTCTCAACAATCTACCTCCCAGTTACAAAAAAAATTACTCCAGCAGTACCAGATTTTAATTCGTGATTGTCTTAGTTTTAAAGAATTAGGCGATCGCTATTTCCGCATATCCATCCGTTCTGAAGCTGATAACCAACGCTTACTAACAGCCCTTGAATCAGTAATTCGTAATTCGTAA
- a CDS encoding diacylglycerol/polyprenol kinase family protein, which yields MNFEFITNQDLIGLFTSYIYAISLLLFGEGLHRFFSIKQNITRKIIHVGGGMWVFAILLLFKNWQIGIIPFATFIGINYLLYRYRFISAMDREDSSPGTVYFAISITLLWRPNGLIDNVPIAVVGAMSMTWGDALAALIGRRFGKHQYQVGNSIRSWEGSAVMFLVSTTVIFLVLWLLPGSLFSPLATLVSINKAILASVLSGACATLVEGISPSGTDNLSVPLVAAGLV from the coding sequence ATGAACTTTGAATTTATCACAAACCAAGACTTAATAGGATTATTTACTTCCTATATCTACGCCATTAGTCTGCTTCTCTTTGGTGAAGGATTACATAGATTTTTTAGTATCAAACAGAATATCACCCGCAAAATCATTCATGTGGGTGGAGGAATGTGGGTTTTTGCTATTTTACTTTTATTCAAAAACTGGCAAATAGGAATAATTCCCTTTGCTACCTTTATTGGTATCAATTATCTTTTGTACCGTTACCGATTCATTAGTGCAATGGATAGAGAAGATAGTTCACCAGGTACTGTATATTTTGCCATTTCTATTACCTTACTATGGCGACCAAATGGCCTCATTGATAACGTTCCCATTGCTGTAGTTGGGGCGATGTCTATGACTTGGGGAGATGCACTAGCAGCGTTAATTGGTAGGCGTTTTGGAAAACATCAGTACCAAGTAGGAAATTCTATCCGTTCTTGGGAAGGTTCAGCAGTCATGTTTTTGGTGAGTACAACTGTAATATTTTTGGTGCTGTGGCTACTTCCTGGTTCATTATTTAGCCCTTTAGCAACTCTGGTGAGTATAAATAAGGCAATTTTAGCGTCTGTTCTTAGTGGTGCTTGTGCCACTTTAGTAGAAGGAATTTCTCCTAGTGGTACTGATAACTTGAGCGTGCCTTTAGTAGCAGCGGGGCTTGTATAG
- a CDS encoding CRR6 family NdhI maturation factor, giving the protein MTITIALNNDFINNLDLSPALTVIEPLLQEESITSHEQQLCFEINYTRDANDPRELSEIPEVRLWFVRLDAKYPWLPFLLDWKAGEFVRYTAMLVPHQFSSKEGIQYNPEALEIFLMHKIFILSDWLKQQSIPTQFRLKSLAQILGYELEDTFFDMIEKSRL; this is encoded by the coding sequence ATGACAATCACAATCGCCCTTAATAACGACTTCATTAATAATCTGGATTTGTCACCTGCATTAACGGTAATTGAACCACTGCTGCAAGAGGAGTCCATTACATCTCACGAACAGCAGTTATGTTTTGAGATTAACTATACACGGGATGCCAATGATCCAAGGGAGCTTTCAGAAATACCAGAGGTACGGTTGTGGTTTGTGCGTCTTGATGCCAAGTATCCGTGGCTGCCATTTTTACTGGACTGGAAAGCGGGAGAATTTGTCCGTTACACTGCCATGCTAGTACCCCATCAGTTTAGTTCTAAAGAAGGGATACAGTATAATCCTGAAGCCTTAGAAATCTTTTTGATGCACAAGATCTTTATTTTGAGTGATTGGCTAAAACAGCAAAGTATCCCCACTCAATTCCGGCTCAAGTCTTTAGCGCAAATCCTGGGTTATGAATTAGAAGATACTTTTTTTGACATGATTGAAAAAAGCAGGTTGTAA
- a CDS encoding Fur family transcriptional regulator, with product MQKQAISTQPIRSLEDAIDRCQLLGMRVSRQRRFILELLWQANEHLSAREIYDRLNQQGKEIGHTSVYQNLEALSSQGIIECIEHCDGRLYGNISDVHSHVNCIDTNQILDVYIELPAELINQVELRTGVKITSYTINFFGHRNPEETQVMDDK from the coding sequence ATGCAAAAACAAGCTATTTCTACACAACCAATTCGTTCATTAGAAGATGCTATAGATCGGTGTCAATTGCTAGGTATGCGTGTCAGCCGTCAGCGACGTTTTATCCTAGAGCTTTTATGGCAAGCTAATGAACATCTTTCTGCTAGAGAGATTTACGATCGCTTGAACCAACAAGGTAAAGAGATCGGACACACTTCTGTTTATCAAAATTTAGAAGCGTTATCCAGTCAGGGTATTATCGAGTGTATTGAACATTGCGACGGGCGTTTATACGGTAATATTAGTGATGTCCACAGTCACGTCAACTGTATAGATACAAATCAAATTCTCGATGTGTATATAGAACTACCAGCAGAGTTGATCAACCAAGTTGAGCTACGAACAGGAGTGAAGATTACTAGCTACACTATTAATTTTTTTGGCCACCGCAACCCAGAAGAAACACAGGTGATGGATGATAAATGA
- a CDS encoding HU family DNA-binding protein → MNKGELVDAVAEKASVTKKQADAVLSAALETIIEAVSSGDKVTLVGFGSFESRERKAREGRNPKTNEKMEIPATKVPAFSAGKMFRERVAPPKE, encoded by the coding sequence ATGAACAAGGGCGAATTAGTTGATGCAGTGGCTGAAAAGGCAAGTGTTACCAAAAAACAAGCGGATGCTGTCTTAAGCGCCGCTTTGGAAACAATTATTGAGGCTGTTTCCTCCGGTGATAAGGTAACTTTAGTAGGATTTGGTTCTTTTGAATCACGGGAACGCAAAGCTCGTGAAGGTCGTAACCCCAAAACCAATGAGAAAATGGAAATTCCTGCTACCAAGGTTCCTGCTTTCTCTGCTGGGAAGATGTTTAGAGAAAGAGTAGCACCCCCAAAAGAGTAG
- a CDS encoding GNAT family N-acetyltransferase produces MTRASFLPPDYTIRQARNIDLTAIYQIILLRFNDFKILIIFTLFMTTGIFLIFSAMCIIIGNCSISFQDFWITLVLIPLIVSGSVLIISFLQIASIFNRQDSSIILLIEHSNRLVAYAIQSNKGSYSLLISLYVKPDYRRLGLGSCLVQNLARRGVRPIYVFPTPESFRFYIRHGFTLFQKQNLPSELRRTSRCLGLI; encoded by the coding sequence ATGACTAGAGCTTCATTCTTACCACCAGATTATACTATTCGCCAAGCCCGTAATATCGACCTTACTGCAATATATCAAATTATTCTCTTGAGGTTTAATGATTTTAAAATTCTAATTATTTTTACTCTATTTATGACAACAGGTATTTTTTTAATTTTTTCTGCTATGTGTATTATTATCGGAAATTGTTCTATTAGTTTTCAAGACTTTTGGATAACCCTAGTATTAATACCACTTATAGTAAGCGGTTCAGTATTAATAATTTCCTTTTTACAAATAGCAAGTATTTTTAATAGACAAGATAGCTCAATAATTTTGCTAATAGAACATAGTAATCGTTTAGTAGCTTATGCTATACAGTCTAACAAAGGTAGTTATTCGTTGTTGATTTCTTTATATGTTAAGCCGGATTATCGCCGCCTTGGGTTGGGGTCTTGTTTAGTGCAAAACCTTGCACGCAGAGGAGTTAGACCAATTTATGTATTTCCTACTCCTGAATCATTCAGATTTTATATACGTCATGGTTTTACTTTATTCCAAAAGCAAAATCTTCCAAGCGAACTTCGCAGAACTAGCAGATGTTTAGGTTTGATATAG
- a CDS encoding glycosyltransferase family 9 protein, producing MRVVALVPGGIGDQILFFATLDDLKRNYPHAQIDVIVEPRSKAAYRVSKSVHEVLSFDYKDRNSLADWGNLVGMMRDREYDIAITVEPSWFVGLLLWLTGIPTRIGYKGKGAGFLTNSVPVNTSQYVAAMYHNLLQPLGINTPCPDLAVNVPKSDLEWAQQEQKRLGVHETGYILISGGSGNCSDTSYPVASWQQIIQDCQNKQPHLPVMVIKEANDEQFVRSLQESCPDIKITSPDDIGKLTAIIGGASLMLSIESAPLQLSVAVQTYTITLLGSTDPGKLLPKSDKFLAIKSPTGKTGDIPPAIVLEKIWGG from the coding sequence ATGCGTGTAGTAGCCCTTGTACCTGGTGGAATTGGCGATCAAATTCTCTTTTTTGCCACCTTAGATGATCTAAAGCGTAACTATCCCCACGCTCAAATAGATGTCATTGTCGAACCCCGGTCAAAGGCTGCCTACCGAGTGAGCAAATCAGTTCACGAGGTATTAAGCTTTGATTACAAAGATCGCAACAGTCTAGCAGATTGGGGTAACTTGGTAGGTATGATGCGCGATCGCGAATATGATATCGCCATTACTGTTGAACCAAGCTGGTTTGTGGGTTTGTTACTTTGGTTGACGGGAATTCCCACACGCATTGGCTACAAAGGCAAAGGTGCAGGTTTTCTCACTAATTCTGTACCTGTAAACACATCTCAATATGTAGCTGCAATGTATCATAACCTATTGCAACCTTTGGGTATCAACACACCTTGCCCAGATTTAGCAGTAAATGTACCCAAATCAGATCTGGAATGGGCGCAACAAGAACAAAAACGCTTAGGGGTACACGAAACAGGTTACATCCTGATATCCGGTGGTTCTGGCAATTGTTCAGATACAAGTTATCCTGTAGCCAGTTGGCAACAAATTATTCAAGATTGTCAAAATAAACAGCCTCATTTACCAGTGATGGTGATTAAAGAGGCTAATGATGAGCAATTTGTGCGCTCACTTCAAGAATCTTGTCCAGATATCAAAATAACGTCCCCTGATGATATTGGCAAATTAACTGCCATAATTGGCGGTGCAAGTTTAATGCTTTCTATTGAAAGTGCGCCACTACAACTAAGTGTAGCTGTCCAAACCTATACTATCACCCTACTTGGCTCAACAGATCCAGGGAAGTTGTTACCAAAAAGTGATAAGTTCCTAGCGATTAAATCCCCCACTGGCAAAACAGGGGATATACCACCTGCGATCGTTTTAGAAAAAATCTGGGGTGGTTGA
- a CDS encoding dihydrolipoyl dehydrogenase family protein — protein sequence MNIDYDLVIIGGTIAGYKAALAATQLHAKVALIQPQINYELNYHYALSELGKAANLSILDSQVNTTPDIYSDGTNGTAVLARKLQLGMPQANHTQAYKETILYAHAIAANLTQINSLTNLAAQGVDVILGNGQFQSSPQLSFAINERLLRARTYLLACGSHPKIPNIEGLQTTGYLTLANIWQSLEKPNPPKNWVILGGLPQSIEIAQTLKRLGCRTTLILNHPYIFSLLDPEIAQLLIAKLESDGVRVLTETVVTQIRQIEDKKWIQAGDKAIETDEILVATGQQPNLEFLNLAAVGVKWNQHRLIVSQKLQTTNPRIFACGDVIGGYDIANIANYEANIALKNALFFPRNSVNYRCIPWVISSQPMVAQIGLTQVQAQRQYGQNQVLVFKQYFKTLTAAQFRGEITGICKLIVRENGEILGASILGEEAGELINLIALAMSQNIKVKHLANLAPFYPSFSEILIETAQQWSKQRLNKNHALEEFLQSFFHFRRDWNF from the coding sequence ATGAATATTGATTATGATCTCGTAATTATTGGCGGTACTATTGCCGGATACAAAGCTGCTTTAGCTGCAACTCAACTACACGCTAAAGTTGCCTTGATACAGCCTCAAATCAACTATGAGTTAAATTATCATTACGCACTGAGCGAATTGGGTAAAGCGGCGAATCTTAGCATTCTTGATTCACAGGTGAATACAACACCAGATATTTACTCAGACGGCACTAACGGTACTGCAGTACTAGCCAGAAAATTACAGCTAGGAATGCCTCAGGCCAACCACACACAAGCTTATAAAGAAACAATATTATATGCCCATGCGATCGCAGCAAACCTGACACAAATTAATTCTCTGACCAATTTAGCCGCCCAAGGAGTTGATGTCATCCTTGGTAATGGTCAATTTCAATCTTCTCCCCAACTAAGTTTTGCGATTAATGAGCGACTATTACGCGCTCGTACCTATTTACTCGCTTGTGGCTCACATCCCAAAATTCCCAACATTGAAGGATTACAAACCACAGGTTATTTAACCTTAGCTAATATTTGGCAATCATTAGAAAAACCAAACCCACCAAAAAATTGGGTAATTCTTGGTGGTTTACCCCAAAGCATTGAAATTGCCCAAACTTTAAAAAGGTTAGGTTGCCGCACGACACTGATACTAAATCATCCCTATATTTTTTCTCTTCTCGACCCTGAAATAGCCCAATTATTGATAGCAAAATTAGAAAGTGATGGAGTACGCGTCCTCACCGAAACAGTAGTAACTCAAATTCGGCAAATTGAAGATAAAAAATGGATTCAAGCAGGAGATAAAGCCATTGAAACTGATGAAATTTTAGTCGCAACTGGACAACAGCCAAATTTAGAATTTCTTAATTTAGCAGCAGTAGGTGTGAAATGGAATCAACATCGTTTAATAGTCAGTCAAAAACTACAAACTACAAACCCACGCATTTTCGCTTGTGGTGATGTTATCGGTGGTTATGATATTGCCAATATTGCCAATTATGAAGCTAATATTGCTCTGAAGAATGCTCTATTTTTTCCTAGAAACTCAGTTAATTATCGTTGTATTCCTTGGGTAATATCTTCGCAACCAATGGTGGCACAAATAGGTTTAACACAAGTGCAAGCTCAACGCCAATATGGTCAAAATCAGGTTTTAGTTTTCAAGCAATATTTTAAAACATTAACAGCCGCCCAATTCAGGGGAGAAATTACAGGTATTTGTAAATTAATTGTCCGCGAAAATGGGGAAATTTTAGGTGCTTCTATATTGGGAGAAGAAGCAGGAGAATTAATTAATTTAATTGCTTTGGCAATGTCACAAAATATCAAAGTTAAGCATTTGGCAAATTTAGCTCCTTTTTATCCCAGTTTCTCAGAAATTTTGATAGAAACGGCACAGCAATGGAGTAAGCAACGGTTAAATAAAAACCATGCTTTAGAAGAATTTTTGCAAAGTTTCTTTCATTTTCGTCGTGATTGGAATTTTTAA
- a CDS encoding DUF3685 domain-containing protein has translation MSDRPLRLLLIDPDPIFRLGLRVALETISHLQIVADVSTDTAALQVLAEITATDASLVNFIVLELGNGISPKSQQIGLQFCRQLKALYPHIPILLLSSISTSELLLAAKNTGINGYCHKGISISELVPIIQEIVNDGYYWLEKTKIINSSSPHLPFARLRNNVRLSGISHINTTLTAVTAQLKIPGLPILDQAILAGHRRELLAARWLVNNLLSAPQERQPIQAPQPSPIPFLSSAISKPESQQMQTFVPPLLSSKALQSTLFASCIHKLQFSLQNITDTPLEIDIFREDKKRELLYLILQKVSQQLDELNNSQIKIKQFPDLKNKILNNLWQSAVTDFYGKYSQIRVGDTNIEIVSFLLNNAAGVETEILNKIPLVEELFSYLLWQTDLYVDNTSYTAGSEPANSQASIILENLLIQIANGVVQPLLNFLADVETIKQNFYDRQLISTREIERFRNNLSWKYRLNNYVNEPQAIFESRYELFIFAPRGIAKISTYAPRNQELEKLSGIPLVMTLLLEFRDAITPRIQSLVSFAGSGIVFVLTKIVGRGLGLIGRGILQGVGSVSLTEKGIKRNSEKQNNNSKF, from the coding sequence ATGAGCGATCGCCCTTTAAGATTGTTGTTAATTGACCCAGATCCCATATTTCGTCTAGGATTAAGGGTAGCTCTAGAAACAATTTCCCACCTCCAAATAGTAGCTGATGTTTCCACAGATACCGCAGCCTTGCAGGTTTTAGCAGAAATTACTGCGACCGATGCCAGCCTAGTAAACTTCATAGTCCTAGAGTTAGGAAATGGAATTTCTCCCAAATCTCAGCAGATAGGCTTACAATTCTGTAGACAACTCAAAGCTTTATATCCCCATATACCTATTTTGCTGCTGAGTTCTATTTCTACATCAGAACTGCTGTTAGCCGCAAAAAATACAGGTATAAACGGCTATTGCCACAAAGGTATATCCATTTCTGAATTAGTTCCCATCATCCAAGAAATAGTAAATGATGGTTACTATTGGTTAGAAAAAACAAAAATAATAAATTCCTCATCACCTCATTTACCTTTTGCTAGGCTGCGGAATAATGTCCGTTTATCAGGGATTAGCCACATTAACACAACTCTTACCGCAGTCACAGCACAACTAAAAATACCCGGACTACCAATATTAGATCAAGCTATTCTCGCTGGACATCGCCGAGAACTTTTAGCTGCTCGCTGGCTGGTTAATAACTTATTATCTGCACCGCAAGAAAGGCAACCAATACAAGCACCTCAACCCTCACCGATTCCATTTCTGAGCAGTGCTATTAGTAAACCAGAATCACAACAAATGCAAACTTTTGTACCACCTTTGCTGAGTTCAAAAGCACTACAATCTACATTATTTGCATCTTGTATTCATAAACTTCAGTTTTCTTTACAAAATATCACAGATACACCTTTAGAAATTGATATTTTTCGGGAAGATAAAAAAAGAGAATTACTTTATCTTATCTTACAAAAAGTGTCGCAACAGTTAGATGAGCTAAATAATTCGCAAATCAAAATTAAGCAATTCCCTGATTTAAAAAATAAGATATTAAATAATTTATGGCAATCAGCAGTTACCGATTTTTATGGTAAATATTCACAAATACGTGTAGGCGATACAAATATAGAGATAGTTAGTTTTTTATTGAATAATGCAGCAGGTGTAGAAACTGAAATTCTTAATAAAATTCCCTTGGTTGAAGAGTTGTTTTCTTATCTACTATGGCAAACTGATTTGTATGTCGATAACACATCTTATACAGCAGGTAGTGAACCAGCAAATTCCCAAGCATCTATCATTTTAGAGAATTTGTTAATTCAGATTGCTAATGGTGTAGTCCAACCATTGCTAAATTTTTTAGCTGATGTAGAAACAATTAAACAAAATTTTTATGATCGTCAATTGATTTCTACAAGAGAAATTGAACGCTTTAGAAACAATTTATCTTGGAAATACAGATTAAATAATTATGTAAATGAGCCGCAAGCAATATTTGAAAGTCGTTATGAACTATTTATATTTGCACCTCGTGGCATTGCTAAAATATCAACTTATGCACCTCGTAACCAAGAATTAGAAAAGCTTTCTGGTATTCCCTTAGTCATGACATTGTTGCTAGAATTTCGTGATGCGATCACACCTCGAATACAATCTCTAGTCAGCTTTGCAGGTAGTGGTATTGTTTTTGTACTCACCAAAATAGTTGGTCGTGGTTTAGGTTTGATTGGACGTGGTATTCTCCAAGGTGTGGGTAGCGTTTCCTTAACAGAAAAAGGTATAAAGCGCAATAGTGAAAAACAAAATAACAACTCAAAATTCTAA